The proteins below are encoded in one region of uncultured Eubacteriales bacterium:
- a CDS encoding putative spore maturation protein A (Evidence 3 : Function proposed based on presence of conserved amino acid motif, structural feature or limited homology), with amino-acid sequence MAMSVIWTSMVVLSILCGLLTGRGPQVAAAAMEGAAAAVQLCLTMAGMLCLWMGVMEIMKRSGLSRGLSRLLQPVLRRLYPAFAGDGEVMDNISANVSANLLGLGNAATPLGIRAAQLMSRRSPGVASDALCMLIVCNSSSIQLIPTTVASVRAAAGCAAPFDILPAVWLASAISVSVGICAAKLCARVWPDRTRPPAGRRKK; translated from the coding sequence GTGGCAATGTCGGTCATATGGACATCCATGGTGGTCTTGTCCATCTTGTGCGGACTATTGACAGGACGGGGGCCCCAAGTGGCGGCGGCGGCCATGGAGGGGGCGGCGGCGGCGGTACAGCTCTGCCTCACCATGGCGGGGATGCTCTGCCTGTGGATGGGAGTCATGGAGATCATGAAACGCTCAGGCCTATCAAGAGGCCTGTCCAGACTTCTGCAGCCCGTGCTCAGGCGGCTGTACCCCGCCTTCGCAGGAGATGGGGAGGTCATGGACAACATTTCGGCAAACGTGTCGGCAAATCTCTTGGGGCTCGGGAACGCAGCCACCCCCTTGGGCATCCGGGCGGCTCAGCTGATGAGCCGCCGCAGTCCCGGCGTGGCGTCCGACGCGCTGTGTATGCTCATCGTGTGCAACAGCTCGTCTATCCAGCTCATTCCCACCACGGTGGCCAGTGTCCGGGCGGCGGCGGGGTGCGCCGCCCCCTTTGACATCCTGCCCGCCGTATGGCTTGCGTCGGCTATCTCGGTAAGCGTGGGAATCTGCGCGGCAAAGCTCTGCGCCAGGGTCTGGCCTGACCGGACGCGACCTCCGGCAGGGAGGCGAAAAAAATGA
- the spmB gene encoding Spore maturation protein B: MTGLFLTMLMPGIIAIVALWGVVRRVDVYDALITGAGEGLGVLIRIVPPMIGLLTAVYMLRASGALELAASALGPLLLRLGIPPETVALLLVRPISGSAALGVGAELISTYGPDSLIGRTAAVMLGSTETTFYTIAVYFGAAGIVKTRYAVPAALCADLVGFMAAAWAVRILFYG; the protein is encoded by the coding sequence ATGACCGGCCTTTTTCTCACCATGCTCATGCCCGGCATCATCGCTATCGTTGCCCTGTGGGGCGTGGTACGCCGGGTTGACGTGTATGACGCCCTCATCACCGGCGCGGGGGAGGGGTTAGGCGTGCTCATTCGCATCGTCCCCCCCATGATTGGCCTGCTCACCGCCGTGTACATGCTCAGAGCCTCGGGCGCGCTGGAGCTGGCGGCGAGCGCCCTGGGTCCCCTCCTTCTCCGTCTGGGCATCCCGCCGGAGACGGTGGCCCTCCTGCTGGTGCGGCCCATCTCGGGTTCTGCCGCCCTGGGGGTTGGGGCTGAGCTCATCTCCACCTACGGGCCCGACTCCCTCATCGGGCGCACCGCTGCCGTCATGCTGGGGTCCACCGAGACCACGTTTTACACCATCGCCGTCTACTTCGGCGCGGCCGGCATCGTGAAGACCCGGTACGCCGTTCCCGCTGCCCTATGCGCGGATTTGGTGGGCTTTATGGCTGCCGCCTGGGCGGTGCGGATTCTTTTTTACGGTTAG
- the udk gene encoding Uridine kinase produces METMVIGIAGGTGSGKTTLTQHLVDHFGSDVSVVYHDNYYKAHPNMTYDARASLNYDHPDAFDTDLMVEDMKALCSGKTIHCPVYDYTIHNRSDRTVEVSPTKVVIVEGILIFHPKELRELMDIKIFVDTDADVRILRRILRDVKERGRSLDSVISQYLNTVKPMHEQFVQPSRQYADIVVLDGGHNLVALDMITQRIKSHIEI; encoded by the coding sequence ATGGAGACAATGGTTATCGGCATCGCGGGGGGCACCGGCTCGGGCAAAACCACCCTGACCCAGCATCTGGTAGATCACTTTGGGAGCGACGTGAGTGTGGTCTACCACGACAACTATTATAAGGCCCACCCCAATATGACCTACGACGCTCGCGCCTCCCTGAACTACGACCACCCCGACGCCTTTGACACCGATTTGATGGTAGAGGATATGAAGGCCCTCTGCTCCGGCAAGACCATCCACTGCCCGGTGTACGACTATACCATCCACAACCGCTCGGACAGGACCGTGGAGGTGAGCCCTACGAAGGTAGTCATCGTGGAGGGCATCCTCATCTTCCACCCCAAAGAGCTGCGTGAGCTAATGGACATCAAGATATTCGTGGACACCGATGCCGACGTACGCATTCTCCGGCGCATCCTGCGGGACGTGAAGGAGCGGGGCCGAAGCCTGGACAGCGTCATCAGCCAGTATCTCAACACGGTTAAGCCCATGCACGAGCAGTTTGTCCAGCCCTCCCGGCAGTACGCCGACATCGTGGTGCTGGACGGGGGCCACAACCTGGTGGCCCTGGACATGATCACCCAGCGCATCAAGAGCCATATCGAGATATGA
- a CDS encoding MBOAT family protein translates to MVFSSVLFLFVYLPVVLVIHYLSPPRWRNAVLLAFSLLFYGWGEPRYIVLMVIIIVLDYFSGLLVARYKSKGNDKAARAVVAVTLALNLLFLVFFKYWDLIAATLSGFGLGFMPVLNLHLPIGISFYTFQTMTYPVDVYRGDARPQRSLVRFGTFATLFPLLLAGPIHKYKELGGQVDERSWSVEQFASGVNLFVVGLAKKVLLANNLALLWETVKALPAGELTTAGAWLGILAFSLHIYFDFSGYSDMAVGLGRMLGFELARNFNYPYISKSLTEFWRRWHISLGSWFREYLYIPLGGNRVSKPRMFFNLLVVWAATGIWHGASWNFLIWGIYFAALLILEKGFLGKWLERLPSLLQHVYALFFILLSWAIFALEDFGQLGIILKAMFGSAQGGLTSPEVGYWLRSYLPMLLVAVAACTPLAANLWNTLKERPRKVILPVLLLAGLVVCTAYLVDASYSPFLYFRF, encoded by the coding sequence TTGGTCTTTTCCAGCGTTCTCTTTTTATTTGTTTATCTGCCCGTGGTGCTGGTAATCCACTACCTCTCCCCTCCCCGGTGGCGCAACGCGGTGCTTCTGGCCTTCAGCCTCCTGTTCTATGGCTGGGGCGAGCCGAGATACATCGTTCTCATGGTGATTATCATCGTGCTGGACTACTTTTCCGGGCTGCTGGTGGCCCGGTATAAGTCCAAAGGCAACGACAAGGCGGCCCGCGCCGTCGTTGCGGTCACCCTGGCGCTCAACCTCTTATTCCTGGTGTTTTTCAAGTATTGGGATCTGATTGCCGCCACCCTCTCCGGTTTCGGCCTGGGCTTTATGCCCGTGCTGAACCTGCACCTGCCCATCGGCATCTCGTTCTACACCTTCCAGACCATGACCTACCCGGTGGACGTGTACCGTGGGGACGCAAGACCCCAGCGGAGCCTTGTGCGGTTCGGTACCTTTGCCACCCTCTTCCCCCTGCTCCTCGCCGGCCCCATCCACAAGTACAAGGAGCTGGGCGGCCAGGTGGATGAACGCTCCTGGAGCGTGGAGCAGTTTGCCTCGGGTGTGAACCTCTTCGTGGTAGGCCTCGCCAAAAAGGTGCTCCTTGCCAATAACCTGGCCCTGTTATGGGAGACGGTGAAGGCCCTGCCTGCCGGGGAACTCACCACCGCCGGGGCCTGGCTGGGTATCCTGGCCTTTTCCCTCCATATCTACTTTGACTTCTCAGGATACTCGGACATGGCGGTTGGCCTAGGGCGGATGCTGGGTTTCGAACTCGCGCGGAATTTCAACTACCCCTACATTTCCAAGTCCCTCACCGAGTTCTGGCGGCGGTGGCACATCTCGCTGGGCTCCTGGTTTCGGGAATATCTCTACATCCCCCTGGGGGGCAACCGGGTCTCCAAGCCTCGGATGTTCTTCAACCTACTTGTGGTATGGGCGGCCACCGGCATCTGGCACGGAGCGAGCTGGAATTTCCTCATCTGGGGCATTTACTTCGCCGCCCTCCTTATTTTGGAGAAGGGGTTTCTCGGCAAGTGGCTGGAGCGGCTGCCCAGCCTCCTTCAGCATGTCTACGCCCTCTTCTTCATCCTTCTCAGCTGGGCCATCTTCGCCCTGGAGGATTTCGGGCAGCTGGGAATCATTTTAAAGGCCATGTTTGGCTCAGCCCAGGGCGGACTCACCAGTCCCGAGGTAGGGTACTGGCTACGCTCCTATCTGCCCATGCTGCTCGTCGCCGTGGCGGCCTGCACTCCGCTGGCGGCGAATCTGTGGAATACACTGAAGGAGCGGCCGAGGAAGGTCATCCTGCCTGTACTTCTTCTGGCGGGACTGGTGGTGTGCACCGCATATCTGGTGGACGCCAGCTACAGCCCGTTTCTCTATTTCCGGTTTTAA
- a CDS encoding conserved exported hypothetical protein (Evidence 4 : Homologs of previously reported genes of unknown function): MSKKHAIFITALFCSFLGVFLAAGVLSPDRVQSGREVLHQLPKPTVESVFSGEFMTDFEAYCNDQFFGRDTWVSMKASAEQAVGKRENNNVYLCAKDTLITRFDAPDQNRVDSNTDYVNQFVANAGVPVYFSLIPGQAEIWADRLPDGAPNADQKAIINGVYGSSDAVCYDSYQSLWDHRDEYLYYRTDHHWTSLGAYYGYVSLMDALGMEAVPLERYTKSVVSEDFYGTTFSTSGIRSIKPDSIWTYVPDDGLQVTSYFSTAPEEGSLYNPSALKGIDQYTYFMGGNQVLSIIKNPNVQGPKLLILRDSYADSMVPFLTKHFSEIHMVDLRYNRTSVPAYIKEAGIDMALVLYSVPNYVTDTNFFTLRQK, from the coding sequence ATGTCGAAAAAGCACGCCATCTTCATTACCGCCCTGTTCTGCTCCTTTCTCGGGGTGTTCCTGGCGGCAGGGGTCCTCTCCCCCGACCGGGTGCAGTCCGGGCGTGAGGTACTCCACCAGCTGCCCAAGCCCACGGTGGAATCCGTGTTCAGTGGCGAATTTATGACCGACTTTGAAGCATACTGCAACGACCAGTTCTTTGGCCGGGACACTTGGGTGAGCATGAAGGCCTCCGCCGAGCAGGCGGTGGGCAAGCGTGAAAACAACAACGTCTACCTCTGTGCGAAAGACACCCTTATCACTCGGTTCGACGCCCCCGACCAGAATCGGGTGGATAGCAACACGGACTACGTAAACCAGTTTGTAGCGAACGCCGGCGTGCCCGTCTACTTCTCCCTCATCCCCGGCCAGGCCGAGATCTGGGCTGACCGGCTTCCCGACGGCGCTCCCAACGCCGACCAGAAGGCCATTATCAATGGTGTCTACGGCAGCTCCGATGCCGTCTGTTATGACAGCTACCAGTCCCTCTGGGACCACCGGGACGAGTACCTCTACTACCGCACGGACCACCACTGGACCAGCCTGGGCGCGTATTATGGGTACGTCTCCCTGATGGATGCCCTGGGGATGGAGGCGGTGCCGCTGGAGCGCTACACCAAAAGCGTGGTGTCCGAGGACTTCTACGGCACCACCTTCTCTACCTCCGGTATCCGCAGCATCAAGCCCGACTCTATCTGGACCTATGTACCCGATGACGGTCTCCAGGTGACCAGTTACTTCTCCACCGCGCCCGAAGAGGGCAGCCTCTATAACCCCTCCGCGCTTAAGGGCATTGACCAGTACACCTATTTCATGGGTGGTAACCAGGTGCTCTCCATCATCAAGAATCCCAACGTCCAGGGTCCCAAGCTCCTCATCCTCCGGGACTCCTATGCAGACAGCATGGTACCCTTCCTTACCAAGCACTTTTCGGAGATTCATATGGTGGACCTGCGCTACAACCGCACCAGCGTACCGGCCTACATCAAGGAGGCGGGCATTGACATGGCCCTGGTGCTCTACAGCGTGCCCAACTATGTCACCGATACGAATTTCTTCACCCTGCGGCAGAAATAA
- a CDS encoding YheO-like protein — translation MTRDEAFEFLDRTARGIAEMFGSSCETLVHDMGNPTHPILAIYNGQISGRSVGSTMDILGTDLALDETALVTDFVNLYATTPAGQQIKSSTFHLIGEDYNLALGINFDYTSLVYANRILVDLMSADADLQSAMWKGGDSQLAAIYDECVAAVGKPVSALTKRDRLKIIALLDQKNAFSFRKSVPYVAKHLQVSRYTVYKYLGELAEGGGEVNE, via the coding sequence GTGACGCGGGACGAGGCATTTGAATTTCTGGACCGGACGGCCAGGGGCATCGCCGAGATGTTCGGCTCCTCCTGCGAGACGCTGGTACACGACATGGGAAACCCCACCCACCCCATCCTTGCCATCTACAACGGCCAGATTTCGGGCCGGAGCGTGGGTTCCACCATGGACATTTTGGGGACTGACCTCGCCCTGGACGAGACGGCGCTGGTGACCGACTTTGTCAACCTTTACGCCACCACCCCGGCGGGCCAGCAGATCAAGAGCAGCACCTTCCATCTCATCGGGGAGGACTATAACCTCGCCCTGGGCATCAACTTTGACTACACTTCCCTGGTGTACGCAAACCGTATCCTGGTGGACCTGATGAGCGCCGACGCCGACCTGCAGAGCGCCATGTGGAAGGGCGGGGACAGTCAGCTGGCCGCCATCTACGACGAGTGCGTGGCCGCAGTGGGCAAGCCCGTCAGCGCACTCACCAAGAGGGATCGGCTAAAGATCATCGCTCTTTTGGATCAGAAAAACGCCTTCTCATTCCGCAAGTCGGTGCCCTATGTGGCAAAGCACCTCCAGGTCTCCCGGTACACGGTGTACAAGTACCTGGGTGAGCTGGCTGAGGGCGGCGGAGAGGTAAACGAATAG
- a CDS encoding Dipeptidase PepV — MYKDQINAYFDDPAHQRALVDAVCRLVSVRSVREEAKPGMPYGEGPAKALAEGLTLCGELGFTTANVDNYVGTADLNDKETLLHVLGHLDVVGEGKGWSSDPYSPVERDGMLYGRGVADDKGPVVAALFGMKCVKDLGLPLKYNVKLIMGTDEESGSSDIAYYYSKHPFAPHAFTPDADFPLINIEKGHYHPDFGGSWTASGALPRVSALTGGFRTNVVPPEAQATVLGLGRSQVETLAAETAAATGAAFTLTEEGNALRILCGGKNAHAASPDDGNNAITALLTLLARLPFADCGCTKAIAAMHTLFPHGDTLGKALGISQSDAESGELTLNLALMTLTETGFTAKFDVRYPIASNEENCKRAAEASFARYGISVLGDDGMTPVHCVPSDSPFVKTLLKCYEAYTGETNSQPIAIGGGTYVHDIPGGVAFGCVMPGFDPQMHGPDERTRIADLITSGKIFAQAIADLCG, encoded by the coding sequence ATGTACAAGGATCAAATTAACGCATATTTTGATGACCCCGCTCACCAGCGCGCGCTGGTGGATGCCGTGTGCCGCCTGGTCTCCGTCCGCAGTGTGCGGGAGGAGGCAAAGCCCGGTATGCCCTACGGGGAAGGCCCAGCCAAGGCCCTGGCCGAGGGGCTGACTCTCTGCGGTGAACTGGGTTTCACCACCGCCAACGTAGACAACTATGTCGGCACTGCCGACTTAAACGACAAGGAGACCCTTCTCCATGTCCTGGGTCACCTGGATGTGGTGGGCGAGGGCAAAGGCTGGAGCAGCGACCCTTACAGCCCCGTAGAGCGGGACGGGATGCTTTATGGCCGGGGCGTAGCCGACGACAAGGGTCCAGTGGTGGCCGCGCTTTTCGGCATGAAATGCGTTAAGGACTTAGGCCTTCCGCTTAAGTACAATGTAAAGCTCATCATGGGTACCGACGAGGAGTCCGGCTCCTCCGACATCGCCTACTACTACTCCAAACACCCCTTTGCCCCCCACGCCTTCACCCCCGACGCGGACTTTCCTCTCATCAACATCGAAAAGGGGCATTACCATCCCGACTTCGGCGGTAGCTGGACCGCGTCTGGCGCCCTGCCCCGGGTGAGCGCCCTGACAGGTGGTTTCCGCACCAACGTCGTACCCCCGGAGGCCCAGGCCACCGTGCTGGGGCTGGGCCGCAGCCAGGTAGAGACGCTGGCCGCCGAGACGGCCGCCGCCACCGGAGCTGCTTTCACCCTGACGGAGGAGGGAAACGCCCTGCGTATCCTCTGCGGGGGCAAGAACGCCCACGCCGCCAGCCCGGACGACGGGAACAACGCCATCACTGCCCTGCTCACCCTCCTGGCCCGGCTGCCCTTTGCAGACTGCGGCTGCACAAAGGCTATCGCCGCCATGCACACACTCTTCCCCCACGGGGACACCCTGGGCAAGGCCCTGGGCATCTCCCAGTCCGATGCCGAGAGCGGCGAACTGACCCTGAACCTGGCCCTGATGACCCTTACCGAGACCGGCTTTACCGCTAAGTTCGACGTGCGCTACCCCATCGCTTCCAACGAGGAAAATTGCAAGCGGGCGGCCGAGGCCTCCTTTGCCAGATACGGCATCTCCGTCCTGGGGGACGACGGTATGACCCCCGTCCACTGCGTCCCCTCCGACTCGCCCTTTGTCAAAACTCTCCTCAAATGCTATGAAGCCTACACCGGCGAGACCAACTCCCAGCCCATCGCTATCGGTGGGGGCACCTATGTCCATGACATCCCTGGCGGCGTGGCCTTCGGCTGCGTCATGCCCGGTTTTGACCCCCAGATGCACGGCCCGGACGAGCGCACCCGCATTGCCGACCTGATCACCTCCGGCAAGATTTTTGCCCAGGCCATCGCTGACCTGTGCGGATAA
- a CDS encoding conserved exported hypothetical protein (Evidence 4 : Homologs of previously reported genes of unknown function) gives MKKRRHTPAVLTLVLAMFLSLTACSTLNTSLSDLASRRFDAAAYIQGQLDEIYLGKFDPDYLEMVGITESEARQVYEDGMDVEVEAFIQTFAIEFPTDDFKERMALLYRSLYAYSDYTVVSAARQDDGSYSVKVSVRPLDTIQLLYDAFPDFQEEFQAKYSDVDTDAMSDEEFNDWYENIYDLDYQNSLADLFEETIPKTGTLEEKSIAVQIEKDDEDYYVMNDESFSNLDALIIDYVYS, from the coding sequence ATGAAAAAGCGCCGCCACACCCCGGCCGTTCTCACCCTCGTGCTGGCGATGTTCCTGTCCCTGACTGCCTGCAGCACCTTGAATACCAGCCTGAGCGACCTGGCTAGCCGCAGGTTCGACGCTGCCGCCTACATACAGGGCCAGCTGGACGAAATCTATTTGGGCAAGTTTGACCCCGACTATCTGGAAATGGTGGGCATTACCGAGAGCGAGGCGCGGCAAGTCTATGAGGACGGCATGGATGTGGAGGTGGAGGCCTTTATCCAGACCTTCGCCATCGAATTCCCTACCGATGACTTTAAGGAGCGGATGGCACTGCTCTACCGGAGCCTGTACGCATACTCGGACTACACTGTCGTCTCCGCTGCCCGGCAGGACGACGGGTCTTACAGCGTAAAGGTCTCCGTCCGCCCACTGGACACCATCCAGCTCCTGTACGACGCCTTCCCCGATTTCCAAGAGGAGTTCCAGGCCAAGTATAGCGATGTGGACACCGACGCTATGAGCGACGAGGAGTTCAACGACTGGTATGAGAACATCTACGACCTCGACTACCAGAACAGCCTGGCCGACCTCTTTGAGGAGACGATCCCCAAAACCGGCACTCTGGAGGAGAAGTCCATCGCCGTCCAGATTGAGAAGGATGACGAAGACTACTATGTTATGAACGACGAGAGCTTCTCGAACCTCGACGCGCTGATCATCGACTACGTCTATAGCTAA
- the ptsH gene encoding Phosphocarrier protein HPr has translation MYTQRIVIQNKTGLHARPASMLLELAQQFESEVMLFTEDEEINAKSIISILAGGITAGTEVRLEIEGRDENQAGKAISDLLHTLPD, from the coding sequence ATGTATACACAGCGTATCGTCATCCAAAACAAAACCGGCCTTCACGCCCGCCCGGCCTCCATGCTGCTGGAGCTGGCCCAGCAGTTTGAAAGCGAGGTCATGCTCTTTACCGAGGACGAGGAAATCAACGCCAAGAGCATCATCAGCATCCTGGCGGGGGGTATCACCGCGGGCACCGAGGTACGGCTGGAAATCGAGGGTAGGGACGAGAATCAGGCAGGCAAAGCCATCTCCGACCTACTGCATACGCTCCCTGATTAA
- a CDS encoding putative PTS system, Lactose/Cellobiose specific IIB subunit (Evidence 3 : Function proposed based on presence of conserved amino acid motif, structural feature or limited homology): MELKSRQTYILRSLLGTDQGVSSTQFLHQLDIAKRTLYYDVEKINDWLSHYSMGRVVISGQSLRAEIFDRAALDRQLKRNSSYFFSVAERRAMGILYISLSSEVVTISSLMEYFEVSKNTALSDIKMIREELEERGLALHSAIKVGYQILGEEAVIRKLIWAQLRKLNNPEGTAAVKNFLQRSMVTLTGNDIDFLELCRCLIKQYEADIEGDCFLDVSGFESMMIQASWIRSRKGREINMSSDEQFALMKTLSYRSVAFSAQKLGILGMGISPMETYYITSLFLGIQTTGFTSQEEENSYIATLAEQLIYNFERIACISFPNRERLHGQLTHHIRPMYYRLKYGILTKNPLAKDIMHMYPVVYDFTRRAMKEIDTILLTDISEDELAYLCVYFASNLSEKFISQGDSGSAEEVLIIGPENMATATLVKEQLQDLFGMAFRYSVITADRLRKWELEDYALIVSLVPLDRLLRCERMVNTGPILTERDQRRILDILRDNRTVARHDALIRDIIRLAEADLEGSLQAEKLYFDLFRYFEQREGGGMGERTSETFLEKVRRENVVSLPAGTSWSDAVLQGAASLRQGGDGRLVSKMRNLLQHKKVQMYRVHPDVVLVHCPMQGEVEGRLDVRIVLSRSGVSCRDGRKAKVVLCLSTVDRYTHWNMLQEIYQYFSTPNHVDGVLELYNDERMTGQ; the protein is encoded by the coding sequence TTGGAACTGAAAAGCCGGCAGACTTATATTCTGCGCAGTCTTTTGGGTACAGACCAGGGCGTCTCCTCCACGCAGTTTCTGCACCAGCTGGACATCGCCAAGCGCACCCTATATTACGACGTGGAGAAAATTAACGACTGGCTTTCCCATTACAGCATGGGCAGGGTGGTCATCAGCGGGCAGTCCCTCCGGGCGGAGATTTTTGATCGGGCCGCGCTGGACCGCCAGCTCAAACGAAACAGCAGCTACTTCTTCTCGGTGGCGGAGCGCCGCGCCATGGGTATCCTCTACATCTCCCTGTCCAGCGAGGTCGTGACCATCAGCAGTCTCATGGAATATTTCGAGGTGAGCAAAAACACTGCACTCAGCGATATCAAGATGATCCGCGAGGAGCTGGAGGAGCGGGGACTCGCCCTCCACAGCGCCATCAAGGTGGGCTATCAGATTCTGGGGGAGGAAGCCGTCATCCGCAAGCTGATCTGGGCGCAACTGCGCAAGCTCAACAATCCGGAAGGCACGGCGGCGGTGAAAAACTTCCTCCAGCGCAGCATGGTGACCCTCACGGGGAACGACATCGACTTTCTGGAGCTATGCCGCTGTCTCATCAAGCAGTACGAAGCCGACATCGAAGGCGACTGTTTCCTGGACGTATCGGGGTTTGAGAGCATGATGATCCAGGCCTCCTGGATCCGAAGCCGTAAGGGCCGGGAAATCAATATGAGCAGCGACGAGCAATTCGCCCTTATGAAGACCCTGTCCTACCGCTCGGTGGCGTTTTCCGCTCAAAAACTAGGTATTCTTGGTATGGGTATTTCCCCCATGGAGACCTACTATATCACCTCCCTCTTCCTTGGCATCCAGACCACCGGTTTCACCTCCCAGGAGGAGGAAAACAGCTACATCGCCACCCTGGCGGAACAGCTGATCTACAATTTCGAGCGCATTGCCTGTATTTCCTTCCCCAACCGGGAGCGGCTCCACGGCCAGCTCACCCACCATATCCGCCCTATGTACTACCGGCTCAAGTACGGCATCCTCACCAAAAACCCGCTGGCAAAGGACATCATGCACATGTACCCGGTGGTCTATGACTTCACCCGCCGGGCCATGAAGGAGATCGACACCATTCTCCTCACCGATATCTCCGAGGATGAGCTTGCCTATCTGTGCGTTTACTTCGCCAGCAACCTGAGCGAGAAGTTCATCTCCCAAGGGGACAGCGGCAGCGCGGAGGAGGTACTCATCATCGGGCCGGAGAACATGGCCACCGCCACTTTGGTGAAGGAACAGCTCCAGGACCTCTTCGGTATGGCGTTTCGATACAGCGTCATCACGGCGGACCGCCTGCGCAAGTGGGAGCTGGAGGACTATGCCCTCATCGTCTCCCTGGTGCCCCTGGATCGGCTTTTACGGTGTGAGCGAATGGTGAACACCGGCCCCATCCTCACCGAGCGCGACCAGCGCAGAATTCTGGACATTCTGCGTGATAATCGCACCGTCGCCCGGCACGATGCACTGATCCGGGACATCATCCGCCTTGCGGAGGCCGACCTGGAGGGAAGTCTCCAGGCCGAAAAGCTCTACTTCGACCTCTTCCGTTACTTTGAACAGCGCGAAGGAGGCGGAATGGGAGAGCGCACCTCCGAGACCTTCCTCGAAAAGGTGCGGCGTGAAAACGTGGTGTCCCTTCCCGCTGGTACCTCCTGGAGTGACGCGGTGCTGCAGGGCGCGGCCAGCCTCCGGCAGGGGGGCGACGGGCGCCTCGTATCGAAGATGCGCAATCTCCTCCAACACAAGAAGGTCCAGATGTACCGCGTTCACCCGGACGTGGTGCTGGTCCACTGCCCCATGCAGGGGGAGGTGGAAGGGCGGCTGGATGTACGCATTGTCCTGTCCCGGTCCGGAGTCTCCTGTCGGGACGGACGGAAGGCGAAGGTCGTCCTCTGCCTCTCCACCGTGGACCGCTACACCCACTGGAACATGCTGCAGGAAATCTACCAGTATTTCAGTACGCCCAACCATGTAGACGGTGTGCTGGAGCTGTATAACGACGAAAGGATGACCGGCCAATGA